Within the Polaribacter pectinis genome, the region TTAACAATAGTATAAATGCAACCGTAACTTTTAAAGAATCAGATTTAAGTTTATTTAGAAGTTTTCCTCTAGCTAGTTTAAAAGTTAATGATATTTCTGTAGCAAATAAAGCCCCTTTTTTAGGTGATACTTTATTCAATGCTAAAACATTAAGTTTAGACATGAAAATTACTGAGCTTTTTAAAAACACCAATGAAACCATTGATTTACAAAGCATTGAAGCTTCAAACGGAAAAGTAAATATTATTTTCAATAAAGAAAATGTAGGTAATTATGATATTGCTATAAAAAATGAAGCTGTAAATTCAGCCGAGAATTCAAGTTCATTTTCTTTTAACATTCAAGATTATAAAGTAGATAATTTACAATTTAATTATTTAGATGAAAGTTCTAACATGAAACTTCAATTAGATAGTATTTATCATACAGGAAAAGGAAACTTTGCAAAAGATATTTTAGATTTAGATACAGAAACTACAGCTAAATTATCTTTTGATATGGAGAATGTAAACTATATTAAAAATGTTGCTGTAAAGTTAAATGCGGTTTTAGGAATAGATTTAAAAAATAGCAAATACACTTTTAAAGAAAATACAGGTTACATAAATCAACTGCCATTAGAATTTGATGGATTTATTCAACTTATAGAAGAAAACCAGTTGTATGATATTAGTTTTAAAACACCAACATCATCTTTTAAAAATGCTTTAGCATTAATGCCTGCACAATATTCTGGGAATTTAAAAACGATTAAAACTGAAGGTAATTTTGATATGAATGGAGTTGTGAAAGGAGCTTTATCTGAAACAACAATTCCGGCTTTTGATATTTCAATAAAATCAGAAAATGCAATGTTTAAATATGCTGATTTACCAAAATCGGTTAAAAACATTACAATAGATTCAAAAATAATTAACAAAACAGGGAACACAAAAGATACCTATGTAGACATTAATAAATTAAATTTTAAAATTGATGAAGATGCGTTTTCTGCAAATGGTAGTGTCAGAAATATAACAACAAACCCAAATATAAATATTGCAGCAAAAGGAACTATTAATTTAGCAAATATTGGTAAAGTATATCCTGCTCCACTAGAAAAAGAATTAGCTGGAATTTTAAAGGCAGATATAAAATCGAGTTTTGATATGAATTCTGTTGAAAAAGGAAATTATCAAAACATTAAAAACGAAGGAAATCTTTCTGTTAGTAAATTTAAATATGAAGGAAAAGATGTGGCAAATGCTTTTTTAATAGACAATGCTTCAGTTATATTCAATACAAATTCAATTAAATTAAATGAATTTATAGCAAAAACAGGAACTTCAGATTTATCGATAAAAGGAAATTTAGAGAATTTTTACGGTTTCTTATTTAAAGACCAGACGTTAAAAGGAGATTTTAACTTGAATTCTTCTAACTTTAAAGTGAATGACTTCTTATCTAAAGAAACTGCTGAAACAGAAACTAGCGCTACTTCAACTTTAAAAATTCCTGCATTTTTAGATATTAAATTAAATGCAAAAGCAAAGACAGTTTTATATGATAACATTACACTTTCTAATGTTTCTGGAGATGTTTTTATAAAAGATGAATCCGTTAATTTAAAAAACTTGAATTCAGATATTTTTGGAGGAAATATTGGTATGAATGGTACTGTTTCTACCAAAGGAAAAGAGGCTAATTTCTCTATGGATTTAAACTTGAATCAACTAAACATTGCAGATTCTTTTACGCAATTAGAAATGTTAAAATCTATTGCTCCAATTGCTAAAAGTATCGAAGGTAAAATAAATTCGACCGTTAAAGTTTCTGGAATTTTAGACGAAAATATGAGTCCTAATTTAAAATCAATTACTGGAGATTTATTTGGGAAATTATTAAACCCAAAAATTAAAGGTAATAAATCGAAAGCACTTTCTTTACTAGATAAAAATGTTGATTTTATTAACCTAGACAACTTAAATTTAGATGGAATTAATGCACTTTTTACCTTTAATAATGGTGAAGTTAGTGTAAAACCTATAGATCTTAAATATAAAGACATTGGTATTGTAATTGATGGTAAACATGGTTTCGATAATACTATGAATTACAATGTTGTTTTCGATTTACCCGTAAAATATTTAGGAACTACGGTTACAAATGCATTGGCAAAATTAACACCAAAAGATGCAGCAGATATAAAAACGATTCCTGTAACAACCAATTTAACAGGTAGTTTTTCTAGTCCTAATTTTTCTACTAATATAAAAGATGCAACTGCTACTTTAATGAAGAATATTGTAGAAAAACAAAAACAAAGTCTTATTGATAAAGGAAAAGACAAATTAACCGATTTATTAGGTTTAGGAACCCAAAAAAATGACTCAATTAAAAAAGATTCTACTGTAACAAAGAACGATACTAAAGATAAAATTAAAAATGTTCTTGGAGGTCTTTTTGGAAACAAGAAAAAAGATACTGTTAAAAAGAAAAATTAACTTTATAACTAAAAGTAAAAAAGGGAAGCAATAAGCTTCCCTTTTTTTTTAGTTAATTCTTATTTTTAGAAAGCTGAACCAGAAGATAATGCTGCAATTAACCCAATAACTATTGCTAAAACATAAAGTGATAATAGAATAATGGCTAACACTCCAACAAATTTATAATGCGATTTCAACATTTCGAATGCTTTGGCCAAAACTTCATCATCTTTAGATATTAAAGCCTTTTTCATTTTTACAGAAAATTGATATAAATAGTAGATCGGAAAAATATAAATTAGACCAAGAACTAAATACATTCCAGTCATCATTGCTCTAAAATCAAAAGGCATTCCTTGTGCTTGAGGCATATTATTGTATAGAGAACCTATAAAAAAGCTAGCAATTATCATAATTCCCACAAATACAAAACCCAATATTGATAAAAATTTACACCATTTAGCGGTTTCTCTTAAAAAGCTTTTTGCGGAACTTGTTAAAGTTAATTGCTCTAATTCTGTAATTGCATTTTGCATAATATTTTTTTTTTAGTTAGTATTCTTCAAAAATAATAAAAAAAATAGCCACAAATTTGTGAATTTGCGGCTAAATATTAAATGTTATAAAAAGTGATTTCTAAAATTCAGAAATTGTTTTCTTAATTATAGAAATACAATCCATTAATTGCTCTTCAGTCATTACTAAAGGTGGCGCAAAACGAATAATATTTCCATGTGTTGGCTTTGCTAATAAACCGTTATCACGTAATTTAATACAAATATCCCAAGCAGTAGAACTATCTTCAGAATCGTTAATTAAAATTGCGTTTAACAATCCTCTACCTCTTACAGATTCCACTAAATGATTGTTTTTACAGAATTCTGTTAATTCAGCTCTAAAAATTTCACCTAATTTATCAGCATTAATTGCTAATTTTTCATCAGCAACAACTTTTAGTGCAGCCATTGCAACAGCAGCAGCAATTGGGTTTCCACCAAAAGTAGAACCATGGTTTCCAGGACGAATCACATTCATAACACTGTCATTTGCTAAAACCGCAGAAACAGGATATGCTCCACCAGAAAGTGCTTTTCCAAGAATTAAAACATCTGGTTTTATTTCTGGAGTTCCAGAACAATTTTTCTCTGGACAAGAACAATTTCCACAAGTAGCTAATAAACGACCCGTTCTTGCAATTCCTGTTTGTACTTCATCTGCAATAAATAGAACGTTGTGGTCTTCACACATTTTCTTTGCAGCCGCTAAATAACCATCAGAAGGAACATAAACACCAGCTTCACCTTGAATTGGTTCCACCAAAAATGCAGCAATATTGTTACTACTTTCTAGCGTTTCTTGTAATTCCTGTAAATTATCATATTCAATTTTTATAAAACCTTTTGTATAAGGACCAAAGTTTTTACGAGCAACAGGGTCGTTAGAAAATGATATTATTGTAGTTGTTCTACCATGAAAATTATTCTCACAAACAATAATTTGTGCTTTATTTTCATCAATTCCTTTTACTTCATACGCCCATTTTCTGGCAATTTTTAAAGCAGTTTCCACAGCTTCTGCACCAGTATTCATTGGTAATAATTTGTCGAAACCAAAATATTCGGTTGCAAATTTTTCATATCTACCAAGCATATCATTATAAAATGCACGCGAAGTTAAACTCAACGTTTTTGCTTGATTCGTCATTGCATCCACAATTTTCGGATGACAATGCCCTTGATTTACAGCAGAATAAGCCGATAAAAAATCATAATATTTTTTTCCTTCCACATCCCAAACATACACGCCTTCTCCTCTACTCAAAACCACAGGAAGTGGATGATAGTTGTGCGCTCCATATTTGTTCTCTAATTCGATTGCTTCTTGCGAAGTTAATTTGTCTAAAACAGCCATTTTTATTGTTTTAAAATTTATAAAAAAAACCATTCCTATTCTACCTTTATCCTTTCAGCAAGAACTGAAAATTCAGCGTGGGAAAGAAATCATCCCCGAAGTTTTACAAAAGTAGTAAAATAAAACTTCGAAATAAAAATTATTTGGGCGTTCCCTAAAAAGGTCGGGCTTTCACTACTCGCTTTTTTTCTGAAAAAGAAAAAAGAGCTCAAACAAACCGTTCAATCCCTAACGCAACCTGTTAAATTATAAAAGTAATAACTTCAAAACATAATGCTAATCTATCAATATCTTTTCCTTAATTTTGCAATCCAAAATAATTGAAAATGCCACGTAGAGAACGCAACAAATTTGTAAAAAAGAATCAAGTTTTAGAATTAAAAATTGAAGATTACGCTTTCGGAGGAAAAGGAATTGCCAGAATTCATTCCGAAGAAGGAAGTTTCGTTGTATTTGTTCCAAATACGTTGCCTGGGCAATTGGTAAAAGCACAAATTAGCAAATCCAGCAAAAACTACGCAGAAGCTAAATTAATTGATGTTTTAGAACCATCTGAAGACGAAGTAGAAGTGGAATTTCAAGACATTCCTGGAGCGCCTTACATTCAATTACCAATTGAGCTTCAACATAGATATAAAAAAGAAAGTACTTTATCTTTATTCAAAAGAATAGGAAAAGTAGAAAATATAGAAGATTTATTCGACGAATTTGTAACCTCGCCAAACGTATTTCATTACAGAAATAAAATGGAATATGGTTTCTCTGCAATTGGTTATGACAGAATACATAAAACCGATAAAGACGAGTTTACTTTAGGTTTTAAAAGACGTGGAGTTTGGTGGATGGGCGATAATTTAGAGAAAGATTCTGGTTTGTTCGACAAACAAATGGAAGACAATCTAAAAAACATTCGTCAATATTGTATTGAAACTGGTTTAGATCCTTGGCATGGACCTAAAAAAGAAGGTTTCTTCAGATATTTTGTAGTTCGTAAATCTTTTAAAACAGACGAGTTATTATGTAATTTAGTAACAACTTCTCCTGATTTGGATAAGTTCGATTTACAAAAATTCGCAAATTTCCTAAAAGATATTTTTGGAGAACGTTTAGCTGGACTTCTACACACAATTAACGACGAAACTGGCGACAGAACAATCGCAACTTCAGGAAGTTTAGAACTCGTTTATGGAAAAGACAAAATCGTAGAAGAATTATTAGGTTTAAATTTTGAAATCAGCATGAAAAGCTTTTTTCAAACCAACCCAAAATGTGCAGAAAAACTCTATAACAAAGTGGTAGAATATGTTTTAGAAGACAAATCTAAAGTAGACAATACTGTGGTTATGGATTTATTCTGTGGTACAGGAACAATAGGGCAAATTGTTGCTTCTAAAAGCGAAAACGCAAAAATAGTTGGTGTAGATATTGTAGCTTCCGCAATTGCAGACGCAAAGAAAAACGCCAAAAGAAATAATATTGAAGGTTTAAAATTCTTTGCAGCAGATGTTGGTAAATTTTTAATTGCGCATCCTGAATATCAAAATAAAATAAAAACGATTATTTTAGATCCTGCAAGAGCAGGAATTGCACCAAAAACATTGCAGAAAATCATCAATTTAAATGCAGATAGAATGGTGTATGTTTCTTGTAATCCTGCAACACAGGCTAGAGATACAGAATTGTTAAGAGAAGCTGGTTATTTAATTAAAAAGATTAGTTTGGTAGATCAATTTCCACATACGAGTCATATTGAAACTGTGGTTTTGTTTGAAAAGAGTTAATTAGTTTTAACATCATTTTAATCAATATTAGCATCAATAATTATATATTTAAAACTTAAATAAAAATACTTTGAAAAAAATAAAACTTTCAGATTCAGCTATTGAAGAGAAATTAGAAACTCTACTTGAATGGGAATATTACGACAACGCTTTACATACAGATTTCGAGTTCGATAATTTTAAAGATTGTATGTCTGCAATGAACAGAATTGCCTTTGAGTGCGAAGCTTTAAATCATCATCCAGAATGGACGAATGTTTATAATACTTTAGATATTACATTAACAACGCACGATGCAGATGGAGTTACAGAGTTAGATTTTAAATTAGCAGCAGCAATCAACAAAATTGTAGAAGTTGAAGAAGAATAGATTTAAAAATTATCCTTTGAAAAAAACACTTGTTTTATTATTACTATCAATTGTCATTTTTTCTGCTTGCGAGAAAGATGATTTTTGTATTCAAAACCCGGTTACACCAAAATTAGTAATCGATTTTTACAATAATACCAGTAGAGAAACCTTAAAAGACATTACAACATTATATGTTTGGGTAGATGGAAAAGACAGTATATATGAAGGTTCAAGAGAGAATTCCATCATTATTCCTTTAAACACTTTAGCTACCGAAACAATTTATAATTTTTCTAATGGTACAAGCGTAGATAAATTTACAGTTAACTACACACCACAAGAAGTTTACGTTTCTCGTTCTTGCGGCTATAAAGTTATTTTTAATGGTATTACATTTACATCAGAAAATAATTGGATATTAGATTTTACACCAACAACATTAACAACCATAGACAATCAAGATGAAACACATGTACAAATATTTCATTAGCATTTGTTTGTTTTTTGTTTTTGTTAATGGATTTTCACAAGACAAAAAAACAACCAAAAATAATACTGAAAAAGATACTATTATTTATAAATCTAAATACGGACTTCGTTTAGGTGTAGATATTAGTAAACCTATAAAATCTAATATAGATGGAGCATATAGTGGTTTTGAACTTGTTGGAGATTATAGAATTTCTAAACGTTTTTATGTTGCTGCAGAATTAGGATATGAAGAAGAAACTAATGATGAAGATTATACAAACTCTACAGCCAAAGGAAGTTATATTAGATTAGGTTTTAACTATAACGCTTACGAGAATTGGTTAGATATGAATAACGAAATCTCTTTAGGATATAGATATGGTTTTAGTTTATTTGACCAAACTTTAAATTCTTACACACCCAATGTAAATAGCACTTATTTTCCTGCAAATTCGGTTATTGTGCCACAAACAGCAAGTGGTTTAAATGCACATTGGTCTGAATTTATTATGGGAATTAAAGTAGAAACTTTCAATAATTTCTTTGTAAGTTTTAGTGTTTCTTATAAAGTTTTAATGAGTGTAAAAGATCCAGAAAATTTTAAAACTTTATATTCACCAGGCTTTAATAGAATCTTTGAAAGCAATACTGGATTTGGGTTTAACTACACACTATCTTACTTAATTCCGTTCTCAAAAAAATAAAATAGTAAGATTTATTATTTTTTAGTAAATTTAACCTCGGTCTTACAAAAATATAAATATGAATAAAATACCTAGCGTAAATCTAAATGACTTTTTATCTAATGATGAAAGCCGCAAACAAAAATTTATAAATGAAATTGGTCATGCATATGAAAACATAGGTTTTGTAGCATTAAAAGGTCATTTTTTAGATGATAAATTAGTCTCTGATTTATATTCAGAAATTAAGAATTTTTTCGATTTACCAACTGAAACTAAAGAGAAATACGAAATTCCAGGAATTGGAGGACAAAGAGGTTATGTTTCTTTCGGAAAAGAATCTGCAAAAGGAAAAAAAGAAGGAGATTTAAAGGAATTTTGGCATTTTGGCCAATATGTAGATGAAGATTCTAAATACGCAAAAGAATACCCAAAAAATGTTCAAGTAGAAGAACTTCCAAAATTTAATGAAGTAGGAAAAGAAACCTACCAAATGCTAGAAAAAACAGCAAAGTATGTTTTACGTTCATTAGCATTGCATTTAGGTTTAGAAGAAACTTATTTCGATAATTATATAAAAAACGGAAATAGTATTCTTCGTCCAATTCATTATCCACCAATTCAAACAGAACCTAAAGGCGCAGAAAGAGCTGCTGCTCATGGAGACATTAATTTAATTACTTTATTAATGGGTGCGCAAGGAAAAGGTTTGCAGGTTCAAAATCATAAAGGAGAATGGATAGATGCTATGGCAGAACCAGATGAATTAATGATAAATGTTGGAGATATGCTATCTCGTCACAGTAACAATAAATTAAAATCTACTATTCACAGAGTTGTAAATCCGCCAAAAGAAATGTGGGGAACTTCTCGTTATTCAATTCCGTTTTTTATGCACCCAATTTCTGATATGAAATTAGATGTTTTAGAAAATTGTATAGATGAAAACAATCCAAAACAGTTTGATGATATTACTGCTGGTGAGTTTTTAGACGAACGTTTAAGAGAATTAGGCTTAAAAAAATAAGAAAAGCCCATCCTAACCTTCCAAAAGGGAAGGAATGTATTATGGGAAATATGCCGAATAAAAACAATAAAAATATACTCAAAGTTACCAGCACGAGTTTTTCCCCTTTGGGGAAATTAAAAGGCTTTTTATGGATTTAAAAGATCAACTAAAAAATTTGTTTCCAGAACACAAGGAAACTGAAGAAGTGGTAAAAGAAAAAACAAATATTTGGATGCAAGATGATCCAATTATTTGTAAGTATGAAAAACGTAAAGGAAAACCAATTACTATTTTAGAGGGTTATACAGGAGCAACAGAAGATTTTAAAATTCTTGCCAAAGAAATTAAGACAAAACTCTCTGTTGGTGGTAGTTTTAAAGATGATAAAATCATTATTCAAGGAGATTTTAGAGATAAAATAATGAAAATGTTAACCAACAAAGGGTTTAAAGTAAAACGCGTTGGCGGTTAATTTTTATACTGAATACAATAAAACAACACTAAAAACGTTGTTTTTTAATTATGAGGAATTCAATATTACATATCACAAACGGAGATACTACTACTAATTATCTTCAAAAACTGAAATTTTCTGGAGAGTTTATTACATGGCGAGAAATGTTGTGTGAAGGAAAAACTACTACAGATGTTGGAAGTGAAAATTTCTGGAAAAATAGATTTGAGTTCTTTAAAACCTCATACAAAGTCAGCAAACAGAAATTTATAAATTATACGGTAAAAGAGTACAGAAACCTATGTAATAAAAAAGAGCAAAAAGAAATTGTTTTGTGGTTTGAGCACGATTTATTCTGCCAAATTAATATGATTGCAGTTATCAGTTGGCTAAAACGTTACAGAAAAGGGTATCATATTTCTCTTGTTTGTAGCGGAAAAGTAAAAGGTTCTCAAAAAATGTTTAGTTTACCTGAATTATCTAAAGAACAAATTCATCAACATTATAAAGATAAAATAGAATTAACACAAGACGACATTGAATATGCAGATTATATTTGGCAATTGTATTGTTCAGATAGTCCACTTCGTTTGGAAACGATTTATAAATTCAATCCAATGTCTCCTTTTCAATATTTAGCAACTGCTTTAGAAGCTCATTTACAGCGTTTTCCTTCTATAGAAAATGGTCTAAATAAAATTGAAAATACAATTTTAAAAACTGTAAATAATCATCATTTTTCAACAAAAAACGACCTAGTTAATCAACTTTTAAAAGAACAAGAAGTTTATGGCTTTGGAGATTTACAGTATGAACATAAAATAAATAACCTTAATAAATTATTCTCTTCATTTAACCCAGTTCAACTTTCTGAAAAAGGAAAAGAGGTTTTAGAAAATCAAGTTAATTTTTACGGCAAATTACGTAATGATATTTCGTATCTTGGCGGCTCTAAAAAATACAGTTTTTTATATAATAACAATTCAGAAAAGCTGCTTCAAATAACATCATAGTATGAGTATTAAAGAATCTGAACTCATCTTAAATCCCGATGGTAGTGTATATCATCTAAATTTAAGACCAGAAAATATTGCTACAGATATAATTTTTGTTGGCGACCAAGATAGAGTCGATAAAATTACAAAGAGTTTCGATTCTATAGAATTTACAACTCAAAAAAGAGAATTTAAAACTTCCACAGGAAGTTATAAAGGTAAAAGACTTTCAGTAATTTCAACCGGAATTGGTCCTGATAATATAGATATTGTTTTAAATGAATTAGATGCACTAGTAAACATCGATTTACAAACAAGACAAATCAAAAAAAACTTAACAGTTTTAAATATTGTTAGAATTGGTACTTCTGGTTCTTTACAAAAAGACATTCCTGTAGATTCATTTCTAATGAGTTCTCATGGATTAGATTTAAATGGAATGCTTCACTCCTATCAAATTGAGGAAATTTCGAATACTGAAATAGAAAACGCTTTTGTAAAACATACTAATTGGAGCGCAAAAAAATCGCATCCAATATTAATTTCTAATAGTACAGAATTAGAAAACAAATTAAAATCTGATAAAACTTATTCTGGAATTACAGCAACTGCTGGAGGTTTTTATGGACCGCAAGGACGCGTTTTACGTTTAGGTTTACAAGACAAAGAATTAAATAATAAAATAGATTCTTTCAATTTTAAAGGAAATAGAATTACAAATTTAGAAATGGAAACTTCTGCAATTTATGGTTTGTCTAAATTATTAGGCCATAATGCAGTTTCTATGAATGCAATTATTGCTAACAGAGCAAATGGTACTTTTAGCAAAGATTACAAACAAGTTGTAGTAGATTTAATAGAATATACACTTGATAAATTAGTGGAGTAAATGACAGATTTAAAAGTTGGCGGAGTTCCAGAACACTTTAATTACCCTTGGTATTTAACGCTTAAAAATAAAGAATACACAAAAGAAAATATCAATTTACGTTGGCAAGATTATCCTGGAGGAACAGGACAAATGTGCAAAGCTTTAAGAAACGGAAATGTAGATATTGCCATTGTTTTAACAGAAGGTATTATTAAAGATATTGCAGATGGAAATCCTTCTAAAATTGTACAAACGTTTGTAAAAACTCCTTTAATTTGGGGAATTCATGTAGGTGCAAAATCAAAATTTAAAAAAATTGAAGATTTAGAACACGCAACAATTGCAATTAGTAGGTTTGGTTCCGGTTCTCATTTAATGGCAATTGTAAATGCACATAACCAAGGTTGGGATGTTAAAAACCTTAAATTTAAAGTAATTGGTAATTTACAAGGCGGAATTGACGCTTTAACAAACGGAGAAGCAGATTATTTTATGTGGGAACATTTTACCACAAAACCGTTGGTAGATAATGGTACTTTTAGAAGAGTTGGAGATTGCCCTACTCCTTGGCCATGTTTTGTAGTTGCTGTTAGAAATGAAGTTTTAGAAAATAATTTTAATGAAGTTAAAAAAGTTTTAGATATTATTAATAATCAAACTAAAGACTTTAAAGACATAGAAAACATTGATAAAACACTATCAATCAGATATGAGCAACAGTTAGAAGATATCCAAAAATGGTTAAAAATAACTGAATGGAATGATGGAAAACCAATCACCAAAAACTTAATTACCCGCATTCAAAATAAAATGGTACGTTTTAACGTTATCAAAAAGAAGAAAAACTCTACAGATTTTGTAAAAAATATGTACATTTAACCCATAAAATAGTAAAAATGAAAAAAGTAGTATTTGTTGCAATTTGTGTTTTAGGGATTATTTGTTTTTCTTCTTGTAGAAGTACTTCCAAATCTTGTGGTTTGGCAGATGCTGAAACAACTACTCAAACAACATTAAAACAAGCAGATCTAATATAAATTCGTTTGTTTCTTAATTTCAAATTCAATGAATCCGCTTTTTTGGCGGATTTTTTTGTTGAAGCTATTTCCTGCTTTCACTACTCGCTTTTTTTCTGAAAAAGAAAAAAGAGCTCAGACAAGCCGTTCAATCAGGGCTAAACTTGTTTAAAGACAATTAGCTAATTCTAAAATAGTAATAGCTTATCTATAAATTAAAAAGATAGATTACTTCGTTCCTAACAATGACGAATAAAACTACCAACTAATCTCTTCTTTCCCTAAATCTCTTAAAATTTCATTTGTTTTAGAAAAATGTTTATTTCCAAACCAATAACCTCTGTTGGCACTTAAAGGAGAAGGATGACCAGATTCTAAAATATGATGTTTCTTTTTATCAATCAACTTCGCTTTTTTCTTTGCAAATCCGCCCCAAAGCAAAAAAACAATATTTTCGTTTTCATTAGAAATTTGTTTAATCACTTCATCTGTAAACGTTTCCCAACCTTGTTTTTGGTGACTTCCAGCTTCATGAGCTCTTACAGTTAAAGTAGCGTTCAATAATAAAACACCTTGTTTTGCCCATTTTTCTAAATTTCCACTTTCAGGGTATTCAGTTTCTAAATCCGTAGAAATCTCTTTAAAAATATTAATTAAAGAAGGTGGATGCTTTATTCCGTCTTTTACAGAAAAGCACAAACCATTTGCTTGTTCTGGTCCATGATAAGGATCTTGACCAATAATAACCACTTTTAAATCTTTAAAGGAACAAAAATCAAAAGCAGCAAAAATATCTTCGTCTTTTGGATAACAAGTATGATTTTCATATTCATTTTTAACAAAACTGATTAAATCTATAAAATATTTTTTTTTAAATTCTTTTTGTAAAATATTTTTCCAGCTATCGGCTATTTTTACTTGCATTCTTTGTTATTTTTGTAGTGAATCAAAATTACAAATTTGAGAACTAATATTTCAGAAAAAACATTACAAGATTTAGAATTTTCAACGGTTTTACAACATGTTGCAGAACATTGTATCTCTGGTTTAGGAAAAGAAAAAGTATTAGAAACTTTACCAATTACAAATAAAAAAGAATTATTTGAAGAATTACATTTGGTTAATGAATATGTTTCTTCTTTCGAAAGCGAAAACAGAGTTCCAAATCATGGTTTCGATAATGTAACTGAAAAAATTAAACGTCTAGCAATAGAAAATAGCTTTATAGAAACAGATGCATTTTTAAAAATTGCAACTACTTCTCTAACAGTAAACGAATTAATA harbors:
- a CDS encoding AsmA-like C-terminal region-containing protein, whose amino-acid sequence is MNKKEIKKSTTKKVLKWIVSIFLVLIIALVSIPFLFKDKIVQMVTNTINNSINATVTFKESDLSLFRSFPLASLKVNDISVANKAPFLGDTLFNAKTLSLDMKITELFKNTNETIDLQSIEASNGKVNIIFNKENVGNYDIAIKNEAVNSAENSSSFSFNIQDYKVDNLQFNYLDESSNMKLQLDSIYHTGKGNFAKDILDLDTETTAKLSFDMENVNYIKNVAVKLNAVLGIDLKNSKYTFKENTGYINQLPLEFDGFIQLIEENQLYDISFKTPTSSFKNALALMPAQYSGNLKTIKTEGNFDMNGVVKGALSETTIPAFDISIKSENAMFKYADLPKSVKNITIDSKIINKTGNTKDTYVDINKLNFKIDEDAFSANGSVRNITTNPNINIAAKGTINLANIGKVYPAPLEKELAGILKADIKSSFDMNSVEKGNYQNIKNEGNLSVSKFKYEGKDVANAFLIDNASVIFNTNSIKLNEFIAKTGTSDLSIKGNLENFYGFLFKDQTLKGDFNLNSSNFKVNDFLSKETAETETSATSTLKIPAFLDIKLNAKAKTVLYDNITLSNVSGDVFIKDESVNLKNLNSDIFGGNIGMNGTVSTKGKEANFSMDLNLNQLNIADSFTQLEMLKSIAPIAKSIEGKINSTVKVSGILDENMSPNLKSITGDLFGKLLNPKIKGNKSKALSLLDKNVDFINLDNLNLDGINALFTFNNGEVSVKPIDLKYKDIGIVIDGKHGFDNTMNYNVVFDLPVKYLGTTVTNALAKLTPKDAADIKTIPVTTNLTGSFSSPNFSTNIKDATATLMKNIVEKQKQSLIDKGKDKLTDLLGLGTQKNDSIKKDSTVTKNDTKDKIKNVLGGLFGNKKKDTVKKKN
- a CDS encoding DUF5362 family protein translates to MQNAITELEQLTLTSSAKSFLRETAKWCKFLSILGFVFVGIMIIASFFIGSLYNNMPQAQGMPFDFRAMMTGMYLVLGLIYIFPIYYLYQFSVKMKKALISKDDEVLAKAFEMLKSHYKFVGVLAIILLSLYVLAIVIGLIAALSSGSAF
- the rocD gene encoding ornithine--oxo-acid transaminase codes for the protein MAVLDKLTSQEAIELENKYGAHNYHPLPVVLSRGEGVYVWDVEGKKYYDFLSAYSAVNQGHCHPKIVDAMTNQAKTLSLTSRAFYNDMLGRYEKFATEYFGFDKLLPMNTGAEAVETALKIARKWAYEVKGIDENKAQIIVCENNFHGRTTTIISFSNDPVARKNFGPYTKGFIKIEYDNLQELQETLESSNNIAAFLVEPIQGEAGVYVPSDGYLAAAKKMCEDHNVLFIADEVQTGIARTGRLLATCGNCSCPEKNCSGTPEIKPDVLILGKALSGGAYPVSAVLANDSVMNVIRPGNHGSTFGGNPIAAAVAMAALKVVADEKLAINADKLGEIFRAELTEFCKNNHLVESVRGRGLLNAILINDSEDSSTAWDICIKLRDNGLLAKPTHGNIIRFAPPLVMTEEQLMDCISIIKKTISEF
- the rlmD gene encoding 23S rRNA (uracil(1939)-C(5))-methyltransferase RlmD, whose protein sequence is MPRRERNKFVKKNQVLELKIEDYAFGGKGIARIHSEEGSFVVFVPNTLPGQLVKAQISKSSKNYAEAKLIDVLEPSEDEVEVEFQDIPGAPYIQLPIELQHRYKKESTLSLFKRIGKVENIEDLFDEFVTSPNVFHYRNKMEYGFSAIGYDRIHKTDKDEFTLGFKRRGVWWMGDNLEKDSGLFDKQMEDNLKNIRQYCIETGLDPWHGPKKEGFFRYFVVRKSFKTDELLCNLVTTSPDLDKFDLQKFANFLKDIFGERLAGLLHTINDETGDRTIATSGSLELVYGKDKIVEELLGLNFEISMKSFFQTNPKCAEKLYNKVVEYVLEDKSKVDNTVVMDLFCGTGTIGQIVASKSENAKIVGVDIVASAIADAKKNAKRNNIEGLKFFAADVGKFLIAHPEYQNKIKTIILDPARAGIAPKTLQKIINLNADRMVYVSCNPATQARDTELLREAGYLIKKISLVDQFPHTSHIETVVLFEKS
- a CDS encoding 4a-hydroxytetrahydrobiopterin dehydratase, translating into MKLSDSAIEEKLETLLEWEYYDNALHTDFEFDNFKDCMSAMNRIAFECEALNHHPEWTNVYNTLDITLTTHDADGVTELDFKLAAAINKIVEVEEE
- a CDS encoding DUF6452 family protein; translated protein: MKKTLVLLLLSIVIFSACEKDDFCIQNPVTPKLVIDFYNNTSRETLKDITTLYVWVDGKDSIYEGSRENSIIIPLNTLATETIYNFSNGTSVDKFTVNYTPQEVYVSRSCGYKVIFNGITFTSENNWILDFTPTTLTTIDNQDETHVQIFH